The sequence CAGCCAGACGATTGCCGACCGTATTTTGGCGATGGATGCTCGTATCGAAGCGGTGACGGTACGCGTTCGCAAACCGAGCGCACCGATGCCGGGATCGATGGATTTCGTGCAGACTGAGATCACAAGACGGAGAAAAGCATGATCTTCATCGGACTGGGATCGAATCTCGGCGACCGCGCGCAGCAACTCGAGTCGGCAATCAGAGAGCTGGAGAGCGGCGGCGATATTCGCGTCGTAAAACGCTCGTCTGTCTATGAGGCAGAACCGTTCGGCGTAAAAGATCAACCTGATTTTTTGAATATGGTCATTGCAGTCGAAACGGAGCTATCTCCCGAAGCACTTCTCGAAGAGTGCTTGAAGGCAGAAGACAGACTTGGCCGTGTTCGTCGTCGTTATTGGGGCGAACGGACGATCGACATTGATCTTTTGGCGTACCATCAAGAGGTGCGCCGCACACCAAGGCTTCGCATCCCGCATATGTATCTGCCGATGCGTCGTTTCGTATTGGTGCCGCTTGCGGAGATCGCAGGCGATGAGATCATTCAACAAGGCAAGACGGCATCGGAACTTTTGCGCGCTTGCAGAGATCGCGGGATGGTCACAAAAGTCGAATAAGGAGGCGGTCGAGTGGCTCGCTTTTTGCTTTGTCATGCACCGTTTGGCAGTGGACATACCGTTGCTGCCAAGACGATCGCGGAAGCGATAAGTAGGAATCATTCGGGGTCTGAATGTTTGTGTATTGATATATTTTCGTATTTACCGACTTGGATAACACGTGGAATGATAAACAGTTATTTATGGATATTGGCGCATTGTCCGCGCCTGTATCGCTATTGCTATCATCTCGGCAACGAAAAGGGCGGTAGGTCACTTTTGCTGAAGCTCGCTCGGGCGGTGATGAAGAAAACGTTGCTCGCAGATATTCGCGCGTATCGACCTGATATCATCATCTGTACGCATGCGACGCCGACGATGGTGGCAGGTGCTCTGGCAGAAGAAGATGTCATAGATATACCTATCGCTGCGGTCGTAACAGACTATGTCGTGCATCGCGCATGGATGCATCATGGTGTAGTGCGATACTTCGTTGCGCATGACGGTCTGACAGAACGGCTCTCTTCGTGCGGGATCTCACGTGAGCGTGTGACGGTCAGCGGTATCCCTGTCAGAAGCGGATTTTGTCCGCGGGAAGGCGTACGTGCTAACGGGCGCATACTTGTGATGGGCGGTGGTCTGGGACTGGTCGATCTGATGCCTGTTATGTGTGCTGTGATGCGTATGGACGAGCCGATCACGCTTCATATCATTACGGGGAGCGAGGCGAAGAAGCAGAAGGCAGAACATTTAACGAAAAAATATCCTTATCCGATGATAATAGATGGTTACAGCCGTAAGGTGGACGAAGCTATGCGGCAGGCCTCTCTTTTGATAACGAAAGCGGGCGGTGTATCGGTTGCCGAAGCATTGGCGATTGGCATACCGCTTGTTTTATTTGGCTCGCTGGCGGGACAAGAAGAAGCGAATACGGATTTTTTGGTATCGTGCGGTGCAGCTCTGTCGGCGAATAACGAAGAAGAATTATACCAAAATATACAAGCGGTCTTAGATGATAAAAATGGGGTCGCAGAGGCGATGATGAGCGCGCAGAAGAAGATGTGCAGACCTTATGCGGCAGACGATATCGCAAGACAGCTTGAAAAGATGATAAAGAGCAGATAGCGAGGAATCATGATGGAACGACATTATCTTGCCGCCTTGAAGCAGGTAACGGGGCTTGGAATGAAAACTGAAAAGATGATCATGCAATATTTCGGCTCGGCAAAAGAAGCATGGCACGCTCATATTGATGACTGGTACGACTGCGGGGTACGTAAGAATG comes from Selenomonadales bacterium and encodes:
- the folK gene encoding 2-amino-4-hydroxy-6-hydroxymethyldihydropteridine diphosphokinase, with protein sequence MIFIGLGSNLGDRAQQLESAIRELESGGDIRVVKRSSVYEAEPFGVKDQPDFLNMVIAVETELSPEALLEECLKAEDRLGRVRRRYWGERTIDIDLLAYHQEVRRTPRLRIPHMYLPMRRFVLVPLAEIAGDEIIQQGKTASELLRACRDRGMVTKVE